The proteins below are encoded in one region of bacterium:
- a CDS encoding rhomboid family intramembrane serine protease: MTNQSVGAIVCPNCGKLISRNAETCIHCGYRNPGLWGVGPKLKHWLERFGFTQAVMAVCLALYAVALLLNPSAIFRSRGGILQMLLGFLSPDGVVLDQLGMTGSYAMQDGRWWTLITAIYLHGSLPHILFNLMGLHQLAPAVEELFGTSRLIVIFTFAGVLGFLISFFAGVAFTIGASGSLFGLLGALVYYGKSRGGRFGESVYSQALQFAVIMFVYGFMMSGIVNNWAHAGGFAGGYLAAMLLGYSEKSKENYRMQLWGVAAIAVTVLAFVLALWRALTTLA, from the coding sequence ATGACGAATCAGAGTGTGGGCGCGATCGTCTGCCCGAATTGCGGCAAGCTGATCAGCCGGAATGCTGAAACCTGCATCCATTGCGGCTACCGGAATCCCGGCCTCTGGGGGGTGGGACCGAAATTGAAGCATTGGCTCGAGCGATTCGGCTTCACGCAGGCGGTGATGGCGGTGTGTCTGGCGTTATACGCCGTGGCATTGCTGCTCAATCCCAGCGCCATCTTTCGCAGCCGCGGCGGCATTTTGCAGATGTTGCTCGGTTTTCTCTCGCCGGACGGTGTGGTGCTCGACCAGCTCGGCATGACCGGCAGCTATGCCATGCAGGACGGCCGTTGGTGGACGCTGATCACGGCAATCTATCTGCACGGCTCCCTGCCGCACATTCTGTTCAATCTCATGGGCCTGCACCAACTCGCGCCCGCAGTGGAAGAGTTGTTCGGTACCAGCCGGCTCATCGTGATCTTCACCTTTGCGGGCGTGCTCGGATTTCTCATTTCCTTTTTTGCCGGCGTCGCATTCACCATCGGAGCCTCCGGTTCTTTGTTCGGGTTGCTGGGCGCGCTGGTTTACTATGGCAAAAGCCGCGGCGGACGGTTCGGCGAGTCGGTCTACAGTCAGGCGCTGCAATTCGCCGTCATCATGTTCGTCTATGGTTTCATGATGAGCGGCATTGTCAACAACTGGGCGCATGCCGGCGGCTTTGCCGGCGGCTATCTCGCCGCTATGTTGTTGGGCTACTCGGAGAAGAGCAAGGAAAACTATCGCATGCAGCTTTGGGGTGTGGCGGCCATCGCGGTGACGGTGCTGGCCTTTGTGCTGGCGCTTTGGCGGGCCCTCACGACGTTGGCTTGA